A single window of Drosophila suzukii chromosome 3, CBGP_Dsuzu_IsoJpt1.0, whole genome shotgun sequence DNA harbors:
- the LOC108017041 gene encoding histone-lysine N-methyltransferase SETD1 isoform X1, with translation MRTSITLVSALQMQDIRENTFISNSGSNHVTFLSNTKMPRNFKLLADPQLVKCGARLYRYDGVVPGDPAYSTITPRDPRNPLTRIRARAVDPLLLRIPRFVIDSDYVGQPPAIEVTLVNLNDNIDKQFLSNMLDKCGTSDEINIYHHPTTNKHMGIARIVFENTKGARQFVEKYNQKSVMGKVLNVFCDPFGTILKKTLDNLTNPVVAKPLAGIKMTHQSTFQHVAPQDDEFGRMENDAGDPVKCAYSSFQINTESEERARDRNWDRDKERERDHHLKDRSRHSVEQSYDRGMREKYPTSVRHDRNFYRRRSRDLSPEIQRNRLFITKERVRGPDPRPREYCRSREKDSFRESKRSRDKCRDQSREKRGHRYNSSKDREYREKEIDRRDRDSLKYYKRCSLHEYTETDVKSSTNTKKHYYSGLSGSSLPDECYGFNNSSYSSIENVQTWPDRRRWTAPQPNFQPVPPPPPPPEEEENWDEDELKLEQKFIKQSANAKQQSSKGTNMNYMASIKTATELNSEPGNVDLDTRIALIFKGKTFGNAPPFLQMDSSDSDTDKKADVSFENNSDSNKSEKKMKSHVRNMKALQQPNGASDISSDEEILIRKDRSKNSFTSEKEKLDDNMSLSSLSSHEEPIQSVLTLEDGEYKRPIVSSSYMYPNSTDQNQFYYHSSGYGHYPSGIPPGSAFASRFAAYIQSDYLKGVGSFHFDSIAEPYDYHMINVSDQNNEIPLKVKKVINYIVEELKQILKRDVNKRMIEITAFKHFETWWDEHTLKSRPKPLADIAESTYNTTSNFLKETTYNEKPPDISHIINTQREIADFQTFSSISLRAAMPKLPSFRRIRKHSSPIPDTGIFLERDLSDQEEMVQRSDSEKEDSNMGSSDTTALSNLKSEISNHDSDVNSKRKGSASSFFSSPSSSSEAEYEGNECDEKEGTSENDLQDEHNQKNRHQRKKKIKKRSRGVLRDNESVDLRNIFSDSDEYRKNDITKRTKKSNIYSDTDEDNEDTKLKNLLPALQENKMSSIPSDLEDISKDSCCELREIEIDPAFESEQQSTPKINEEFRRSLTPVPPPGYNEEAIQKIDDCERKSVFDYNRIYSDSEEEREYQEKRRRNTEYMAQIEREFLEEQEKKFEIVLDENLPLSNPISNSRKSPIYMNEDKSTLQANLGFRSLNYNINIEPDKNNESDAKKDGEVVLNGCYQMCKNSKNKTKISQSPASSDGGSSQASQASQVALEHCYSLPPHAQTVPFGGIPSGTLKDSNSMLERKSANIIIVDQMTRSGPGRPRKDTIRSQRKKKDSIPRIPNVKNKIAPIADAIAELARKTANFVPCEMYKARDQNEEMVILYTFLTKGIDAEDINFIKMSYSDHLQKEPYAMFLNNTHWVDHCTTDRAFWPPPQKKRRKDDELLRHKTGCARTEGFYKLDLREKAKHKYHHAKANTEDSHNEDRSDEPTALTNHHHNKLISKMQGISREARSNQRRLLTAFGSMGESELLKFNQLKFRKKQLKFAKSAIHDWGLFAMEPIAADEMVIEYVGQMIRPVVADLRETKYEAIGIGSSYLFRIDMETIIDATKCGNLARFINHSCNPNCYAKVITIESEKKIVIYSKQPIGINEEITYDYKFPLEEEKIPCLCGAQGCRGTLN, from the exons ATGCAGGACATTCGTGAGAATACCTTTATCAGCAATTCCGGCAGCAACCATGTTACGTTTCTGTCCAACACAAAAATGCCCCGCAACTTTAAACTATTAGCTGATCCGCAGTTGGTAAAATGTGGCGCCAGACTATATCGCTACGATGGCGTTGTGCCCGGAGACCCTGCCTATTCAACGATAACACCCAGGGATCCGCGAAATCCTCTGACTCGCATACGTGCCAGGGCTGTTGATCCACTTCTACTTCGTATTCCTAG ATTTGTCATAGATTCCGACTATGTAGGCCAGCCACCTGCAATCGAAGTTACTCTGGTTAACTTAAATGATAACATCGACAAGCAGTTTCTTTCTAACATGTTGGACAAGTGTGGGACCTCCgatgaaataaatatttaccatcATCCAACTACAAACAAACATATGGGCATTGCACGAATCGTGTTTGAAAATACAAAGGGAGCAAGGCAGTTTGTGGAAAAATACAATCAAAAATCCGTAATGGGAAAG GTCCTAAATGTGTTCTGCGACCCTTTTGGTActattttaaagaaaacacTTGATAATCTTACAAATCCTGTTGTGGCAAAACCATTGGCAGGTATTAAAATGACGCACCAATCGACTTTCCAGCACGTTGCTCCCCAAGATGACGAATTCGGTCGAATGGAAAACGATGCTGGCGATCCTGTAAAATGTGCATACAGCTCTTTTCAAATCAATACTGAAAGTGAAGAGCGTGCTAGGGATCGAAACTGGGATCGCGATAAGGAAAGGGAAAGAGATCACCACTTGAAGGACAGAAGTCGACATTCAGTAGAGCAAAGTTATGATCGTGGAATGCGGGAAAAGTATCCAACCTCCGTAAGGCATGATCGCAACTTCTACCGTCGGCGGTCCAGAGATCTAAGCCCAGAAATTCAGCGTAATAGATTGTTCATAACAAAAGAAAGAGTTAGAGGCCCAGACCCACGTCCGCGCGAGTACTGTCGTTCCAGGGAGAAAGATTCATTTCGCGAATCTAAAAGATCTCGCGACAAATGCCGGGACCAATCCAGAGAAAAAAGAGGACATCGTTATAACTCATCAAAAGATCGAGAGTATCGCGAAAAAGAAATCGATCGAAGGGATCGTGATAGTCTTAAGTATTATAAGCGCTGCTCCCTACATGAATATACTGAAACTGATGTCAAAAGCTcaacaaacacaaaaaaacaTTACTATTCTGGACTTTCTGGCTCCAGTTTGCCTGACGAATGTTACGGATTCAACAATTCTTCTTACTCTTCGATCGAAAATGTTCAGACATGGCCAGACCGTAGAAGATGGACAGCGCCTCAGCCTAACTTCCAGCCGGTACCGCCTCCTCCACCACCTCCAGAAGAGGAAGAAAATTGGGATGAAGATGAACTTAAACTTGAACAAAAATTCATTAAGCAATCCGCCAACGCAAAACAACAATCGTCAAAGGGAACAAATATGAATTATATGGCTTCAATAAAGACGGCGACAGAATTGAATTCCGAACCAGGGAACGTAGATTTAGATACTCGCATAGCCTTAATATTTAAAGGAAAGACGTTTGGCAATGCACCACCttttcttcaaatggataGTAGCGATTCGGACACAGATAAAAAAGCGGATGTGTCTTTTGAAAATAATTCCGATTCAAACAAGTCCGAAAAGAAAATGAAGTCGCACGTAAGGAATATGAAAGCTTTACAACAACCCAATGGAGCAAGTGATATATCAAGTGACGAGGAAATATTAATTAGGAAGGACAGGTCTAAAAACAGTTTTACaagtgaaaaagaaaaacttgATGACAATATGTCTTTATCAAGTTTATCTTCCCATGAGGAACCTATCCAAAGTGTATTGACTTTGGAAGATGGGGAATATAAGAGACCTATTGTGTCGTCGTCTTACATGTATCCAAATTCAACAGatcaaaatcaattttattacCATTCTTCTGGCTATGGACATTATCCTTCCGGTATACCGCCGGGCTCTGCTTTTGCTAGCCGATTTGCCGCCTACATACAGTCCGATTACTTAAAAGGCGTTGGGTCATTTCATTTTGATTCGATTGCTGAGCCCTATGACTACCATATGATTAATGTTTCGGACCAGAATAATGAAATACCCCTAAAGGTAAAAAAGGTTATAAACTATATTGTCGAAGAGTTAAAGCAGATTTTAAAAAGAGATGTAAATAAGCGCATGATTGAAATAACGgcatttaaacattttgaGACATGGTGGGACGAGCACACATTAAAATCTCGACCAAAACCACTAGCCGATATTGCAGAATCAACCTACAATACAACTTCAAATTTCCTCAAAGAAACTACGTATAACGAGAAGCCTCCAGACATTAGTCATATAATTAATACGCAACGGGAAATCGCAGATTTTCAAACGTTCTCAAGTATAAGTTTAAGAGCGGCAATGCCCAAGTTACCATCGTTTCGGCGTATAAGAAAACACTCTAGTCCAATTCCAGACACGGGAATTTTTTTGGAAAGAGATTTAAGTGACCAAGAGGAAATGGTACAACGTTCAGACTCAGAAAAGGAAGATTCTAATATGGGCAGCTCTGATACGACAGCACTCTCAAATTTAAAGAGTGAAATTTCAAACCATGACTCTGATGTAAATTCAAAACGAAAAGGAAGTGCTTCCAGCTTTTTTTCGTCTCCATCCTCATCTAGTGAAGCTGAGTATGAAGGCAACGAATGTGATGAAAAGGAAGGAACGAGTGAAAACGATCTTCAAGACGAACATAATCAAAAAAATCGGCATCAACGGAAAAAAAAGATTAAGAAAAGAAGCCGAGGGGTTTTAAGAGATAATGAAAGTGTTGACCTAAGAAACATATTTTCAGACTCTGATGAGTACAGGAAAAACGACATAACGAAACGcacaaaaaaaagtaatatttattCCGATACCGATGAAGATAATGAAGATACTAAATTGAAAAATTTGTTGCCTGCGttacaagaaaacaaaatgtcATCTATTCCTTCTGATCTCGAAGATATAAGTAAAGATAGTTGCTGCGAATTGCGCGAAATCGAGATAGATCCCGCGTTTGAATCAGAGCAACAAAGTACgccaaaaataaatgaagagtTTCGTCGCTCTCTTACACCTGTACCGCCACCGGGCTACAATGAAGAGGCCATTCAAAAGATAGATGATTGTGAACGAAAGTCAGTTTTTGACTATAATAGAATTTACAGCGATTCTGAAGAAGAGCGAGAGTACCAGGAAAAAAGAAGAAGGAATACTGAATACATGGCCCAAATTGAAAGAGAATTTTTAGAGGAACAAGAGAAAAAGTTTGAAATTGTTTTGGATGAAAACTTGCCATTGTCTAATCCTATATCAAACAGCAGAAAGTCCCCAATTTATATGAATGAAGATAAATCTACCTTGCAAGCTAATTTAGGCTTCAGAagtttaaattataatataaatatagaaCCTGATAAGAACAACGAATCAGACGCCAAGAAAGATGGTGAAGTAGTTTTAAATGGTTGTTACCAAATGTGCAAAAATTCAAagaacaaaaccaaaatatCTCAATCACCAGCATCTTCGGACGGTGGCTCCAGCCAAGCATCGCAGGCCAGCCAGGTTGCGCTGGAACATTGCTATTCGTTACCGCCCCACGCTCAGACAGTTCCCTTTGGCGGTATTCCATCTGGAACATTAAAGGATAGTAACTCTATGTTGGAACGAAAATCGGCTAACATTATAATTGTTGATCAAATGACTAGGTCAGGTCCAGGCAGACCTCGAAAGGATACTATTCGCtctcaaagaaaaaaaaaagattcaaTTCCGCGGATACCTAATGTGAAGAATAAAATAGCCCCAATTGCAGATGCTATAGCCGAGTTGGCACGAAAAACAGCCAATTTTGTACCTTGTGAGATGTATAAAGCTCGTGACCAGAATGAGGAAATGGTAATTTTATACACTTTCCTAACTAAAGGCATCGATGCAGAAGACATTAACTTCATAAAAATGAGCTACTCGGACCATTTGCAAAAGGAGCCATACGC TATGTTTTTAAACAACACCCATTGGGTGGATCACTGTACAACCGACCGAGCTTTTTGGCCTCCACCACAAAAAAAACGTAGGAAAGATGACGAACTATTGCGCCATAAAACTGGATGTGCTCGAACTGAAGGTTTTTACAAATTAGATTTACGAGAAAAGGCTAAACACAAGTACCATCATGCTAAAGCCAATACAGAAGATTCCCATAACGAAGACCGTAGCGATGAACCTACAGCACTCACCAATCACCACCATAATAAACTAATATCCAAAATGCAAGGAATTTCCCGTGAAGCGCGCTCAAACCAACGCCGACTTTTAACTGCTTTTGGTTCGATGGGTGAATCCGagcttttaaaatttaatcaGCTCAAGTTTCGGAAAAAGCAGCTTAAGTTTGCAAAATCGGCAATACATGACTGGGGATTATTTGCAATGGAGCCTATAGCTGCCGACGAAATGGTTATTGAATACGTTGGTCAAATGATTAGACCCGTTGTTGCAGATCTGAGGGAAACAAAGTACGAAGCAATTGGAATTGGCAGTTCCTATTTGTTTCGAATCGACATGGAAACTATTATCGATGCAACTAAATGTGGAAACTTAGCACGATTTATAAATCACAGTTGCAAT CCGAATTGCTATGCAAAGGTCATTACGATTGAGTCTGAAAAGAAGATAGTTATATATTCAAAGCAACCAATTGGAATCAACGAGGAAATTACGTACGATTATAAGTTTCCATTGGAAGAAGAAAAAATACCTTGCCTATGTGGCGCTCAAGGATGTCGGGGTACACTTAACTAA
- the LOC108017041 gene encoding histone-lysine N-methyltransferase SETD1 isoform X4, which produces MRTSITLVSALQMQDIRENTFISNSGSNHVTFLSNTKMPRNFKLLADPQLVKCGARLYRYDGVVPGDPAYSTITPRDPRNPLTRIRARAVDPLLLRIPRFRLCRPATCNRSYSG; this is translated from the exons ATGCAGGACATTCGTGAGAATACCTTTATCAGCAATTCCGGCAGCAACCATGTTACGTTTCTGTCCAACACAAAAATGCCCCGCAACTTTAAACTATTAGCTGATCCGCAGTTGGTAAAATGTGGCGCCAGACTATATCGCTACGATGGCGTTGTGCCCGGAGACCCTGCCTATTCAACGATAACACCCAGGGATCCGCGAAATCCTCTGACTCGCATACGTGCCAGGGCTGTTGATCCACTTCTACTTCGTATTCCTAG ATTCCGACTATGTAGGCCAGCCACCTGCAATCGAAGTTACTCTGGTTAA